A genomic region of Homalodisca vitripennis isolate AUS2020 chromosome 5, UT_GWSS_2.1, whole genome shotgun sequence contains the following coding sequences:
- the LOC124361814 gene encoding probable cytochrome P450 6a13 isoform X1, which yields MWNFCHIQKMGLLMGSLLLELFCLVPLLIYFFYKYHTKNYNYWKNLGVPYKEGTFPFGSIKELTLRKAHAAEAYNKVYKEFQGERFFGLIENGKPSLVIRDPELVKQILVKDFQHFVDRSPLIVIPKDGISRNLALLSGKEWKNMRHKLTPTFTSGKMKMMFILMEKCSEQLKEFLVAKVEENKPIDAKDLLGRFTMDIIAACAFGLDSNSLRGNSEFVEKLGGLMKSSRPPFSAQMILMFVPELLLRIIPVKLTKPEVREFLLNVVRDAVAYREKNNITRNDFLDLLIKIRNNKSVDDDIKSAGNTTSESESGVGLTIEEMTAQAFVFFIAGFETASSVMSFCLFELSRHQDIQDSVYAELQEALKRNGGSINYQMLMEVPFLEQVINETLRLYGSVPTLTRCCTQRYHIPDSNVVMEKGHRVIIPSYSFHHDPQYYPDPYEFKPERFAPENSKERHPYVFLPFGEGPRNCIGMRFGLMQTKLGLATVILNFKVHLAPEQEIPIKFSTTSTVTQPENGVLLNFIARTEVS from the exons ATGTGGAATTTTTGTCATATCcag AAAATGGGTCTACTTATGGGAAGTCTTCTTCTAGAGCTCTTTTGTCTAGtacctttattaatatattttttctataaatatcacACAAAGAACTACAACTACTGGAAAAATTTAGGAGTTCCCTACAAGGAAGGAACTTTTCCATTTGGTTCAATAAAGGAACTTACTTTACGAAAGGCACATGCGGCGGAAGCTTACAATAAAGTTTACAAGGAATTTCAAGGTGAACGCTTTTTTGGACTGATAGAAAATGGAAAACCATCACTTGTAATAAGAGATCCTGAACTAGTAAAGCAAATCTTAGTAAAGGACTTTCAACATTTTGTGGACAGATCACCTTTAATAGTGATACCGAAGGATGGGATCAGTCGAAATTTGGCTTTGTTAAGTGGAAAAGAATGGAAGAACATGAGACATAAGCTGACCCCAACATTTACCTCTGGAAAAATGAAAATGATGTTTATCTTAATGGAAAAGTGCAGTGAACAGCTTAAAGAGTTCCTGGTTGCAAAAGTGGAAGAAAATAAACCGATAGATGCTAAAGATTTATTGGGTAGGTTCACAATGGATATTATTGCTGCTTGTGCGTTTGGTCTTGACTCGAATTCTTTGCGTGGAAATTCAGAATTTGTTGAAAAACTGGGAGGCCTAATGAAATCATCTAGACCTCCTTTCAGTGCTCAAATGATTTTGATGTTTGTGCCTGAACTACTTCTGCGCATCATCCCTGTGAAGCTGACTAAGCCTGAGGTGAGAGAGTTTCTCCTCAATGTGGTACGAGACGCAGTGGCGTACAGAGAGAAAAACAACATCACAAGGAATGATTTTCTTGACTTGCTCATCAAAATCAGAAACAATAAGAGTGTTGATGATGACATTAAATCTGCTGGTAATACTACATCAGAGAGTGAGTCAGGAGTAG GGCTTACTATAGAGGAGATGACAGCCCAAGCATTTGTGTTCTTCATAGCCGGGTTCGAAACAGCATCGTCAGTCATGTCGTTCTGTCTGTTTGAGCTGTCCCGCCACCAAGACATACAGGACTCTGTGTACGCAGAACTGCAGGAGGCTCTGAAGAGAAATGGAGGAAGCATCAACTATCAAATGTTGATGGAGGTTCCCTTCCTCGAACAGGTTATCAATg AAACTTTGCGCCTGTATGGATCAGTGCCTACTTTAACTCGCTGTTGCACACAACGTTACCATATACCTGATTCCAACGTAGTCATGGAGAAAGGCCACAGAGTTATCATCCCCTCGTACTCCTTCCACCACGACCCTCAGTATTATCCAGATCCATACGAGTTCAAACCAGAAAGGTTTGCTCCAGAAAACTCAAAGGAAAGACATCCCTATGTGTTTCTACCATTTGGAGAAGGACCTCGAAACTGCATTG GAATGCGATTCGGGCTGATGCAAACAAAACTTGGGTTGGCAACAGTGATTCTCAACTTCAAAGTCCATCTTGCTCCAGAACAAGAAATTCCAATCAAATTCAGCACCACTTCCACTGTCACTCAACCTGAAAACGGAGTATTGCTCAATTTCATTGCAAGAACTGAGGTttcttaa
- the LOC124361814 gene encoding probable cytochrome P450 6a13 isoform X2, with translation MGLLMGSLLLELFCLVPLLIYFFYKYHTKNYNYWKNLGVPYKEGTFPFGSIKELTLRKAHAAEAYNKVYKEFQGERFFGLIENGKPSLVIRDPELVKQILVKDFQHFVDRSPLIVIPKDGISRNLALLSGKEWKNMRHKLTPTFTSGKMKMMFILMEKCSEQLKEFLVAKVEENKPIDAKDLLGRFTMDIIAACAFGLDSNSLRGNSEFVEKLGGLMKSSRPPFSAQMILMFVPELLLRIIPVKLTKPEVREFLLNVVRDAVAYREKNNITRNDFLDLLIKIRNNKSVDDDIKSAGNTTSESESGVGLTIEEMTAQAFVFFIAGFETASSVMSFCLFELSRHQDIQDSVYAELQEALKRNGGSINYQMLMEVPFLEQVINETLRLYGSVPTLTRCCTQRYHIPDSNVVMEKGHRVIIPSYSFHHDPQYYPDPYEFKPERFAPENSKERHPYVFLPFGEGPRNCIGMRFGLMQTKLGLATVILNFKVHLAPEQEIPIKFSTTSTVTQPENGVLLNFIARTEVS, from the exons ATGGGTCTACTTATGGGAAGTCTTCTTCTAGAGCTCTTTTGTCTAGtacctttattaatatattttttctataaatatcacACAAAGAACTACAACTACTGGAAAAATTTAGGAGTTCCCTACAAGGAAGGAACTTTTCCATTTGGTTCAATAAAGGAACTTACTTTACGAAAGGCACATGCGGCGGAAGCTTACAATAAAGTTTACAAGGAATTTCAAGGTGAACGCTTTTTTGGACTGATAGAAAATGGAAAACCATCACTTGTAATAAGAGATCCTGAACTAGTAAAGCAAATCTTAGTAAAGGACTTTCAACATTTTGTGGACAGATCACCTTTAATAGTGATACCGAAGGATGGGATCAGTCGAAATTTGGCTTTGTTAAGTGGAAAAGAATGGAAGAACATGAGACATAAGCTGACCCCAACATTTACCTCTGGAAAAATGAAAATGATGTTTATCTTAATGGAAAAGTGCAGTGAACAGCTTAAAGAGTTCCTGGTTGCAAAAGTGGAAGAAAATAAACCGATAGATGCTAAAGATTTATTGGGTAGGTTCACAATGGATATTATTGCTGCTTGTGCGTTTGGTCTTGACTCGAATTCTTTGCGTGGAAATTCAGAATTTGTTGAAAAACTGGGAGGCCTAATGAAATCATCTAGACCTCCTTTCAGTGCTCAAATGATTTTGATGTTTGTGCCTGAACTACTTCTGCGCATCATCCCTGTGAAGCTGACTAAGCCTGAGGTGAGAGAGTTTCTCCTCAATGTGGTACGAGACGCAGTGGCGTACAGAGAGAAAAACAACATCACAAGGAATGATTTTCTTGACTTGCTCATCAAAATCAGAAACAATAAGAGTGTTGATGATGACATTAAATCTGCTGGTAATACTACATCAGAGAGTGAGTCAGGAGTAG GGCTTACTATAGAGGAGATGACAGCCCAAGCATTTGTGTTCTTCATAGCCGGGTTCGAAACAGCATCGTCAGTCATGTCGTTCTGTCTGTTTGAGCTGTCCCGCCACCAAGACATACAGGACTCTGTGTACGCAGAACTGCAGGAGGCTCTGAAGAGAAATGGAGGAAGCATCAACTATCAAATGTTGATGGAGGTTCCCTTCCTCGAACAGGTTATCAATg AAACTTTGCGCCTGTATGGATCAGTGCCTACTTTAACTCGCTGTTGCACACAACGTTACCATATACCTGATTCCAACGTAGTCATGGAGAAAGGCCACAGAGTTATCATCCCCTCGTACTCCTTCCACCACGACCCTCAGTATTATCCAGATCCATACGAGTTCAAACCAGAAAGGTTTGCTCCAGAAAACTCAAAGGAAAGACATCCCTATGTGTTTCTACCATTTGGAGAAGGACCTCGAAACTGCATTG GAATGCGATTCGGGCTGATGCAAACAAAACTTGGGTTGGCAACAGTGATTCTCAACTTCAAAGTCCATCTTGCTCCAGAACAAGAAATTCCAATCAAATTCAGCACCACTTCCACTGTCACTCAACCTGAAAACGGAGTATTGCTCAATTTCATTGCAAGAACTGAGGTttcttaa